The following are from one region of the Plectropomus leopardus isolate mb unplaced genomic scaffold, YSFRI_Pleo_2.0 unplaced_scaffold15847, whole genome shotgun sequence genome:
- the LOC121964524 gene encoding histone H4 has translation MSGRGKGGKGLGKGGAKRHRKVLRDNIQGITKPAIRRLARRGGVKRISGLIYEETRGVLKVFLENVIRDAVTYTEHAKRKTVTAMDVVYALKRQGRTLYGFGG, from the coding sequence ATGTCTGGTCGCGGTAAAGGAGGCAAGGGTCTCGGTAAAGGAGGCGCTAAGCGTCACCGTAAAGTACTCCGTGATAACATCCAGGGAATCACCAAACCGGCCATCCGTCGCCTGGCTCGTCGTGGCGGTGTGAAGCGTATCTCTGGTCTCATCTATGAGGAGACCCGCGGTGTGCTGAAGGTTTTCCTGGAGAACGTTATCCGTGATGCTGTCACCTACACCGAGCACGCTAAGAGGAAGACTGTGACCGCCATGGATGTGGTTTACGCTCTGAAGAGGCAGGGCCGCACTCTGTATGGCTTCGGAGGTTAA